The Streptomyces phaeolivaceus genome has a window encoding:
- a CDS encoding ABC transporter ATP-binding protein has protein sequence MIATESLSKRFPRVTALDRLSVDIGPGVTGLVGANGAGKSTLIKILLGLSPASEGRAEVLGLDVATKGGTIRERVGYMPEHDCLPPDVSATEFVVHMARMSGLPPTAARERTADTLRHVGLYEERYRPIGGYSTGMKQRVKLAQALVHDPQLVFLDEPTNGLDPVGRDEMLGLIRRIHTDFGISVLVTSHLLGELERTCDHVVVVDGGKLLRSSSTRDFTQNTATLAIEVTDSDEHPDGTGALRAALHARGVTVADGSGLPGAGHILLLTAQGEETYDLVRDVVADLGLGLVRMEQRRHQIAEVFQDNDEQAGTRSAQDAGKEAVGHGG, from the coding sequence GTGATCGCGACCGAAAGCCTGAGCAAGCGGTTCCCGAGGGTGACCGCTCTTGACCGGCTCTCCGTGGACATCGGACCCGGTGTGACGGGACTCGTCGGTGCCAATGGCGCCGGCAAGTCCACACTGATCAAAATCCTGCTGGGTCTGTCCCCCGCCTCGGAGGGCCGGGCCGAGGTGCTCGGCCTGGACGTCGCCACCAAGGGCGGCACCATTCGCGAGCGCGTGGGGTACATGCCGGAGCACGACTGCCTGCCACCCGACGTCTCGGCCACCGAGTTCGTCGTGCACATGGCGCGCATGTCCGGGCTCCCGCCGACCGCCGCGCGCGAGCGCACCGCGGACACCCTGCGCCACGTCGGCCTGTACGAGGAGCGGTACCGCCCGATAGGCGGCTACTCCACGGGCATGAAACAGCGGGTGAAGCTCGCCCAGGCCCTGGTGCACGACCCGCAGCTGGTCTTCCTGGACGAGCCGACCAACGGCCTGGACCCGGTCGGCCGGGACGAGATGCTCGGCCTGATCCGCCGCATCCACACCGACTTCGGCATCTCGGTCCTGGTCACCTCCCATCTGCTCGGTGAGTTGGAGCGCACTTGCGACCACGTCGTCGTGGTCGACGGCGGCAAGCTTCTGCGGTCCAGCTCCACCCGGGACTTCACCCAGAACACGGCGACCCTCGCCATCGAGGTCACCGACAGCGACGAGCACCCCGACGGCACCGGCGCGCTGCGCGCGGCGCTCCACGCGCGCGGAGTGACCGTCGCCGACGGCAGCGGCCTCCCGGGCGCCGGACACATCCTGCTGCTCACCGCCCAGGGTGAGGAGACCTACGACCTGGTCCGCGACGTCGTCGCCGACCTGGGACTCGGCCTGGTCCGCATGGAGCAGCGCAGGCACCAGATCGCCGAGGTCTTCCAGGACAACGACGAGCAGGCGGGCACGCGGAGCGCCCAGGACGCAGGAAAGGAGGCGGTCGGCCATGGCGGTTGA
- a CDS encoding SDR family oxidoreductase, translated as MTERTDVTDAVTLKGARERRVRADGVELCVAELGDPGQPTVLLVHGYPDTKEVWSEVAVRLAERFHVVLYDVRGHGGSTAPKPLRGGFTLEKLTDDFLAVVDAVSPDRPVHLVGHDWGSVQGWEFATVERTEGRIASFTSMSGPSLDHMGHWIKRRVKRPTPRRIGQLLGQGAKSWYIYALHTPVLPEFAWRGPLGKQWPALVRRAEKLPRGDYPSPSLPTDAAHGAWLYRDNIRARLSRPRDDAYAHAPVQLITPLGDQFLSERLYDDLESWAPQLTRRTLPAKHWIPRTRPDQLTAWITEFVTATEGGRPAPVATGKYTDRFGGQLVLVTGAAGGIGRATAFAFAEAGARVVAVDLDAEGAARTAELSQLIGAPEAWAEAVDVSDEQAMEKLAEKVATTYGVVDVLVNNAGIGLSGSFLDTTPEDWRKVLDVNLWGVIHGCRLFGRQMAERGQGGHIVNTASAAAYLPSRSLPAYSTSKAAVLMLSECLRAELAGQGIGVTAICPGIVKTNITSTARFAGVDAEEEKRRQRKASKLYGLRNYPPEKVADAVLRAVVRNQAVVPVTPEAHGGRFMSRFTPRALRALARLEPPL; from the coding sequence ATGACCGAAAGGACAGACGTGACGGATGCGGTGACGCTCAAGGGCGCACGGGAGCGCCGGGTGCGCGCGGACGGGGTCGAGTTGTGCGTCGCCGAGCTGGGCGACCCCGGACAGCCGACGGTGCTGCTCGTGCACGGCTACCCCGACACCAAGGAGGTCTGGTCCGAGGTCGCCGTACGGCTCGCGGAGCGCTTCCACGTGGTGCTGTACGACGTGCGCGGCCACGGCGGGTCGACCGCGCCGAAGCCGTTGCGCGGCGGATTCACGCTGGAGAAGCTGACGGACGACTTCCTCGCGGTCGTGGACGCGGTCAGCCCCGACCGGCCCGTCCACCTGGTGGGGCACGACTGGGGTTCCGTGCAGGGCTGGGAGTTCGCGACCGTCGAGCGCACCGAGGGCCGCATCGCGTCCTTCACCTCGATGTCCGGTCCTTCGCTCGACCACATGGGGCACTGGATCAAACGGCGGGTGAAGCGCCCGACCCCGCGCCGGATCGGTCAACTCCTCGGCCAGGGCGCCAAGTCCTGGTACATCTACGCGCTGCACACGCCCGTCCTGCCCGAATTCGCCTGGCGCGGCCCTCTCGGCAAGCAGTGGCCGGCTCTGGTGCGACGGGCCGAGAAGCTGCCCCGGGGCGACTACCCCAGCCCGTCGCTGCCCACGGACGCCGCCCACGGGGCGTGGCTGTACCGGGACAACATCCGGGCTCGTCTGTCCCGCCCCCGTGACGACGCGTACGCCCACGCGCCCGTGCAGCTCATCACGCCCCTGGGGGACCAGTTCCTCTCCGAGCGGCTCTACGACGATCTGGAGTCGTGGGCACCGCAGCTCACCCGGCGCACCCTGCCCGCCAAGCACTGGATCCCGCGCACGCGTCCCGATCAGCTGACGGCCTGGATCACCGAGTTCGTCACGGCGACCGAGGGCGGTCGGCCCGCACCGGTGGCCACCGGGAAGTACACCGACCGGTTCGGCGGGCAGTTGGTGCTGGTCACCGGCGCGGCCGGCGGCATCGGCCGGGCCACGGCCTTCGCCTTCGCCGAGGCCGGCGCCCGCGTCGTCGCCGTCGATCTGGACGCCGAAGGAGCGGCCCGCACCGCGGAGTTGTCCCAGCTGATAGGCGCGCCCGAGGCCTGGGCCGAGGCGGTGGACGTCTCGGACGAGCAGGCCATGGAGAAGCTCGCCGAGAAGGTCGCCACGACATACGGCGTGGTCGACGTGCTGGTGAACAACGCGGGCATCGGGCTGTCGGGGTCCTTCCTCGACACCACCCCCGAGGACTGGCGGAAGGTCCTCGACGTCAACCTGTGGGGCGTGATCCACGGCTGTCGGCTGTTCGGCAGGCAGATGGCCGAGCGCGGGCAGGGCGGCCACATCGTCAACACCGCCTCGGCCGCCGCGTATCTGCCCTCCAGGTCACTGCCCGCGTACAGCACCTCCAAGGCGGCCGTCCTGATGCTGAGCGAGTGCCTGCGCGCGGAGCTGGCCGGTCAGGGCATCGGGGTGACGGCGATCTGCCCCGGCATCGTCAAGACCAACATCACCTCGACCGCGCGCTTCGCCGGCGTCGACGCCGAGGAGGAGAAACGCCGGCAGCGGAAGGCCTCGAAGCTGTACGGGCTGCGGAACTACCCGCCGGAGAAGGTCGCGGACGCCGTCCTGCGCGCGGTCGTCCGGAACCAGGCGGTCGTCCCCGTCACCCCGGAGGCCCACGGCGGCCGCTTCATGTCCCGGTTCACCCCGCGAGCGCTGCGCGCGCTCGCCCGACTGGAGCCGCCCCTGTGA
- a CDS encoding ABC transporter permease subunit, with protein sequence MAVEQHGAQAPALAGQPARTGEQSRIHNIGYRSYDGPRLGRAYARRSLYSQSLRGAYGLGRSAKSKVLPMLLFAVMCVPAAIMVAVAVATQANDLPIKYTDYAVIMQAVIGLYVASQAPQSVSRDLRFKTVPLYFSRPIETADYVRAKFAALTSALFILTAVPLLVLYVGALLAKLDFTDQTKGLAQGLVSVALLSLLFAGIGLVISAVTPRRGFGIAAVIAVLTISYGAVSVVQAIANEQSSSDAVPWLGFFSPITLIDGVQTAFLGAASAFPGGHGPSSGQGVLYLLVVLGLIAGCYGLLMRRYRKVGL encoded by the coding sequence ATGGCGGTTGAGCAGCACGGCGCCCAGGCACCGGCCCTCGCCGGACAGCCCGCTCGCACGGGCGAGCAGAGCCGCATCCACAACATCGGATACCGCTCGTACGACGGCCCCCGCCTCGGCCGCGCCTACGCCCGTCGCTCGCTGTACTCGCAGTCCCTGCGTGGCGCCTACGGACTGGGCCGCTCGGCCAAGTCCAAGGTGCTGCCCATGCTGCTGTTCGCGGTGATGTGCGTACCGGCGGCGATCATGGTGGCGGTCGCGGTCGCCACCCAGGCCAACGACCTGCCCATCAAGTACACCGACTACGCGGTCATCATGCAGGCCGTGATCGGCCTGTACGTCGCCTCCCAGGCACCGCAGTCCGTCTCGCGCGACCTGCGTTTCAAGACCGTCCCGCTGTACTTCTCCCGCCCGATCGAGACCGCCGACTACGTTCGCGCGAAGTTCGCGGCACTGACCTCGGCGCTCTTCATCCTGACCGCGGTGCCCCTGCTCGTGCTCTATGTGGGCGCGCTGCTGGCCAAGCTCGACTTCACCGACCAGACCAAGGGATTGGCACAGGGACTGGTGTCCGTGGCACTGCTGTCGCTCCTGTTCGCCGGCATCGGGCTGGTGATCTCGGCGGTCACCCCGCGCCGCGGCTTCGGCATCGCGGCCGTCATCGCCGTACTGACCATCTCCTACGGGGCGGTGTCCGTCGTCCAGGCCATCGCCAATGAACAGAGCAGCTCGGACGCGGTGCCGTGGCTCGGCTTCTTCTCGCCCATCACCCTGATAGACGGTGTACAGACCGCCTTCCTGGGCGCTGCCTCCGCCTTCCCCGGCGGCCACGGGCCCTCCAGCGGTCAGGGAGTGCTCTACCTCCTCGTCGTCCTGGGTCTCATCGCCGGCTGCTACGGCCTGCTGATGCGCCGCTACCGAAAGGTCGGGCTGTGA
- a CDS encoding ABC transporter ATP-binding protein — translation MTTLNIDHVSRWFGNVVAVNDVTMTIGPGVTGLLGPNGAGKSTLINMMGGFLAPSTGSVTLDGTPVWRNEQIYKHIGIVPEREAMYDFLTGREFVVANAELHGLGAKAAQRALATVEMEYAQDRKISTYSKGMRQRVKMASALVHEPSLLLLDEPFNGMDPRQRMQLMDLLRRMGDEGRTVLFSSHILEEVEQLAAHIEVIVAGRHAASGDFRRIRRLMTDRPHRYLVRSSDDRALAAALIADPSTAGIEVDLAEGALRIQAVDFGRFTALLPRVARDHGIRLLTVSPSDESLESVFSYLVAA, via the coding sequence GTGACCACCCTCAACATCGACCACGTCTCACGCTGGTTCGGCAACGTGGTGGCGGTCAACGACGTCACCATGACCATCGGCCCCGGTGTGACCGGACTGCTCGGCCCGAACGGCGCCGGCAAGTCCACCCTCATCAACATGATGGGCGGCTTCCTCGCCCCCTCGACGGGCTCCGTCACCCTCGACGGCACGCCGGTGTGGCGCAACGAGCAGATCTACAAGCACATCGGCATCGTCCCCGAGCGCGAGGCGATGTACGACTTCCTCACGGGCCGCGAATTCGTCGTCGCCAATGCCGAGTTGCACGGCCTGGGAGCCAAGGCCGCTCAGCGGGCGCTCGCCACGGTGGAGATGGAGTACGCGCAGGACCGCAAGATCTCGACGTACTCCAAGGGCATGCGCCAGCGCGTGAAGATGGCGTCCGCCCTGGTCCACGAACCGTCCCTGCTCCTGCTGGACGAGCCGTTCAACGGCATGGACCCGCGTCAGCGCATGCAGCTCATGGACCTGCTGCGGCGCATGGGCGACGAGGGTCGCACGGTGCTGTTCTCGTCCCACATCCTCGAAGAGGTCGAGCAGTTGGCGGCGCATATCGAGGTGATCGTCGCCGGACGGCACGCGGCGAGCGGTGACTTCCGGCGCATCCGCCGTCTGATGACCGACCGCCCGCACCGCTATCTGGTGCGTTCCAGCGACGACCGGGCACTGGCCGCCGCGCTGATCGCCGATCCGTCGACCGCGGGGATCGAAGTGGATCTGGCCGAGGGCGCGTTGCGTATCCAGGCCGTCGACTTCGGCCGGTTCACGGCCCTGTTGCCGAGGGTGGCCCGGGACCACGGCATCCGACTGCTCACGGTCTCGCCGTCGGACGAGTCCCTCGAGTCCGTCTTCTCGTATCTCGTCGCGGCGTAG
- a CDS encoding M24 family metallopeptidase codes for MTSAPTVGLTAELRGFRQVQTLAYECAEAVAAQLRPGVTERDAARMQRHWLRERGVRDWFHLPFAWFGDRTAFVNFRVPLQFFPTDRRLEAGMPFILDMAPIYKGHTADIGYSGCLGPSPLHDRLMTDLRAHRELILREVREHRSLREIYQDVDRLMVRQGYANRHRAYPFGVIAHKVDRVNERRWSPHVFGFGTQALKGLAGDALRGHRDGWSPLWSPHRFSDHPPRPGLWAVEPHLGSRGTGVKFEEILVVTDSKDTEESAFWLDDDLPHVRRWTEEKYR; via the coding sequence ATGACCTCGGCACCGACAGTGGGACTCACCGCGGAACTGCGGGGGTTCAGGCAGGTCCAGACCCTCGCGTACGAGTGCGCGGAAGCGGTCGCGGCCCAGCTGAGGCCGGGCGTGACCGAGCGCGACGCGGCGCGGATGCAGCGCCACTGGCTGCGCGAGCGCGGCGTGCGGGACTGGTTCCACCTGCCGTTCGCCTGGTTCGGCGACCGCACGGCGTTCGTGAACTTCCGTGTGCCGCTGCAGTTCTTCCCCACCGACCGCCGCCTCGAAGCGGGTATGCCGTTCATCCTCGACATGGCCCCCATATACAAGGGACATACGGCGGACATCGGTTACTCGGGCTGCCTCGGGCCGAGCCCACTGCACGACAGGCTGATGACGGACCTCCGGGCGCACCGCGAGCTGATCCTGCGCGAGGTGCGCGAGCACAGATCACTGCGCGAGATCTACCAGGACGTGGACCGGCTCATGGTCCGCCAGGGATACGCCAACCGGCATCGCGCCTACCCCTTCGGCGTCATCGCCCACAAGGTGGACCGGGTGAATGAACGCCGCTGGTCACCCCATGTGTTCGGGTTCGGTACGCAGGCGTTGAAGGGCTTGGCCGGCGACGCTCTGCGGGGCCACCGGGACGGCTGGTCGCCCCTGTGGTCGCCGCACCGGTTCTCCGACCACCCGCCGCGACCGGGGCTGTGGGCCGTCGAGCCGCACCTCGGATCCCGGGGCACCGGCGTGAAGTTCGAGGAGATCTTGGTCGTCACCGACTCCAAGGACACCGAGGAGAGCGCGTTCTGGCTGGACGACGATCTGCCGCACGTCCGGCGCTGGACGGAGGAGAAGTACCGATGA
- a CDS encoding ABC transporter permease yields the protein MYDPTVARLTYRALLGRRRALILSALPALLIVLSVAVRALSGADDQVAADLLGGFALATMVPIIGVIAGTGAIGPEIDDGSVVYLLAKPVKRPTIIFTKLIVAIAVTMAFSAVPTLIAGLILNGNGQQIAVAYTVAALVASIAYAAMFLLLGTVTRHAVVFGLVYALVWETLFGSLVDGARTLSVQQWALAVAQKVTDGGLVTSDVGLPTAVVLLTVVTAGATWYAGQKLRTLKLAGEE from the coding sequence ATGTACGACCCCACAGTCGCCCGGCTCACCTATCGGGCCCTGCTAGGCCGCCGTCGGGCCCTCATACTGAGTGCCCTGCCCGCCCTGCTGATCGTGCTCTCCGTGGCAGTGCGCGCCCTGAGTGGCGCCGACGATCAGGTGGCCGCGGATCTCCTCGGGGGGTTCGCGCTCGCCACGATGGTGCCGATCATCGGCGTCATCGCGGGAACGGGTGCGATCGGGCCGGAGATCGACGACGGTTCCGTGGTGTATCTGCTGGCCAAGCCGGTGAAACGGCCGACGATCATCTTCACCAAGCTGATCGTGGCGATCGCGGTGACCATGGCGTTCTCGGCCGTACCGACACTGATCGCCGGCCTCATCCTGAACGGCAACGGACAGCAGATCGCCGTCGCCTACACGGTGGCGGCCCTGGTCGCCTCGATCGCGTACGCGGCGATGTTCCTGCTCCTCGGGACGGTCACCCGCCACGCGGTCGTCTTCGGGCTCGTCTACGCACTCGTCTGGGAGACCCTCTTCGGGTCCCTGGTGGACGGGGCACGCACACTCAGCGTCCAGCAGTGGGCGCTCGCCGTCGCCCAGAAGGTCACCGACGGCGGGCTGGTGACCTCCGACGTGGGGCTGCCGACCGCGGTGGTGCTGCTGACGGTGGTCACGGCAGGCGCGACCTGGTACGCGGGACAGAAGCTGCGCACGCTGAAGCTGGCCGGCGAGGAGTGA